ATCATATTTCTCTACGGTCTCGCATCCTACGTCGTATTCTTCGTCACGTTTCTCTACGCCATTGGTTTCGTCTCGGGCTTGATGGTGCCGAAGACCATCGATACCGAACGGTCGGTGCCGGTGACGGAGGCGCTGATCGTGAACATCCTGCTGATGTCGCTGTTTGCCATCCAGCACAGCGTCATGGCGCGCAAGCAATTCAAGCAATGGTGGACGCAGTTCGTGCCGAAGTCGGTCGAGCGCAGCACCTATGTGCTGTTCGCCAGCCTCGCGCTTGTCCTGCTGTTTTGGCAGTGGCGACCGATCCGGCGGTGGCGTGGCAGATCGCCGATCCGCAGATCGCCATGGCGATCACCGGCCTGTCATTCGTTGGCTGGCTGATCGTGCTGACCAGTACCTTCCTGATCAATCACTTCGAGCTGTTCGGACTGCATCAGGTCGCGAACAATCTCGCCGGCCGCGCGATGCCCGCGCCGCGCTTCCGTACGCCGCTTTACTATAAGTTCGTGCGGCACCCGATCTATCTCGGCTTCATCATTGCGTTCTGGTCGGCGCCGACGATGACGGTCGGACACCTTCTGTTCGCGGCGGTCACCACCGCTTACATATTCGTCGGAATTTGGCTGGAAGAACGCGATCTGGTCGATCTGTTCGGCGACGACTATCTTCGGTACAGGAACCGCGTGTCGATGCTGCTGCCTTGGCGCAAATCCGCACCAAGCGACGCAGCGGATGGACGCATCGTTGGTGTGGGGCGCGGGCCTTAGCGCGCTCCCGGCGCCGTCACACGATGCGCGTCGTCTTGTCGCCCCAATAGCGATCGCGCAGCAGCCGCTTGTAGAGCTTGCCGGTCGGCAGCCGCGGCAGTTCCGCTTCGAAGTCGATCGAGCGCGGCACCTTCTGGCGCGACAGCGACTGGCTGCAGAACTGGATCAGTTCCTCGGCAAGCTCGGGGCCCGGCTGAATGCCCGGCATCGGCTGCACCACCGCCTTCACCTCCTCGCCGAGATCGGCATTGGGGACGCCGAACACCGCGGCGTCCGCGATCTTGGGATGGGTGATCAGGAGGTTCTCGCATTCCTGCGGGTAGATGTTGACGCCGCCGGAGATGATCATGAAGGTCGAGCGGTCGGTCAGATAGAGGAAGCCGTCGCTGTCGACATAGCCGACGTCGCCGACCGTGCTCATGGTGCCATCAGGCGAGCGGGCTTCCTGGTCTTGTTCGGATCGTTGAAATATTCGAACGGGGTGGCGGTCTTGAACCAGACCGTGCCCGGCGTGCCCATCGGGCACGGCTTCATGTCTTCGTCGAGAATGTGCAGGTCGCCAAGCAGCACCTTGCCGACGCTGCCGCGGTGGGCGAGCCATTCCGCGCTGTTGCAGGCGGTAAAGCCGAGCCCTTCGGTGGCGCCGTAATATTCGTGGATGATCGGGCCCCACCACTTGATCATGTCTTCCTTCACCGCCGCGGGGCACGGCGCCGCCGCATGGATCGCGATCTCGAGCGACGACAAATCGTGGCGCTTGCGCGCGGCCTCCGGCAGCTTCAGCATCCGCGAGAACATCGTCGGCACCAGCTGGGTATGGGTGACGCCCCATTTCTCGACCAGCTCGAGGTAACGCTCGGGATCGAAGTGCTCCATGATGATGGCGGTGCCGCCGCTGCGGATCGTGAGATTGACCGCGGCCTGCGGCGCCGAGTGATAGAGCGGCGCCGGCGACAGGTAGATCATGCCTTCGCGGTAGTGCCAGAGCTTTTGCAGAAAATCGAAGATCGGCAGTTGCTGGGTCGCCGGTTGCTCCGGCAGCGGGCGCAGAATGCCCTTCGGCCGGCCGGTGGTGCCCGACGAATAGAGCATCGCGGGTGCCGATGCATTCATCCGCGATCGGCGTCTTCGGCAGCCCGCGGGTTGCTTCCTGCAGGCCGACGATGCGCTCGCTCTCGCCCGGACCATCGGCGACGATGCAGAGTTCGACCTTGGGGCATTCCTTCAGCGCTTCGCGGGCCACGTCGAGCTTGGCAACCGAGGTGATGAGGATGCGGGATTCGCTGTTGTTGACGATGTAGGCGAGTTCGCCGGGCGTCAGATACGAATTGACGCAAGTGTAATACAGCCCGGACCGTTCGCCGGCGCCGCAGGCTTCCAGGTAGCGGCCGTTGTTCTCCATGAATACGGCATAATGGTCGAGCCGCTTCAGGCCGCGTTGACGCAACAGGTGCGCCAGGCGATTGCAGCGCGCCTCGAGCTCCCGATAGGTCACGGCCTCGCCGGTACTCGCCATGATGAGGCGGGCTGCAGCGGACGAAGATGAGCATGCTTGCCGGTGTACATCGTGTCTCCAATTTTCTTATGCGGCCAGAAGAAGAATTTCGCGCACCTGCGCCGGTGAATCGATCTTGCGCGGGTTGCGCGGATCCACGGCGTGCCCATCGCCTGTTCCGCGATGCGGTCGAAATGCTCGGGACCGATCCGGACGTCCTGCAGGCTGCAGGGCATGCCGAGGGCCGCGGATGAAGGACTCCAGCACGTCGCCGGCGTCCTTGCGGGTTGACCCATCGCCGCGGCGACCAGCGCCTGCCGCCCGGCATTGGCGGATTTGTTCCAGCGCAGCACCGACGGCAGCATCACGCAGGAAGTATATCCGTGCGGCACGTCGTAGACGGCGCGAGCACATAGCCGATGCCGTGGCTCGCCCCCATCGGCACCCCCGACGACAGCGGGCCCATCGAGAGGCCAGGTGCCGAGCTGGCAGTCCATCCGCGCGTCGAGATCGCGCGCGTCGGCCTTCACGCGCGGCAGGCCCTCGGCCAGCATCGACAATCCCTTGATCGCCTGGGCGTCGGCGTAGGGATGCGCCTCGCGCGAACACAGGCCTTCGACGCAATGGTCGACGGCGCGGATGCCGGTCGAAAGAAACAGCCATTCCGGCGTGTGTACGGTCAGCGCGGGGATCGAGGATCGCCGCGCGCGGCATCACCAGGTCGTGGCGTAGCATTTCCTTGACCTTGGTGCGCCCGTTGGTGACGCCGGCAATTGCGCTGAACTCGCCGCCGCAATCGTGGTCGGCACGCTGACCTGGCGCACGACAGGCGGGTTGATCGGCGGCGCGACGCCCTTGTGGGCCCGGACCCTGTCGATATCCTCGACGCTGCGAACATCGTTGGCGAGGCAGATCTGCACCGCCTTGGCGCCGTCGGTGATCGAGCCGCCGCCCACCGTGACGATGAGATCGGCATTGGCGGCGCGGGCCTGTTCGGAAGCCGCGATCACCCCCTCCCGCGGCGTATGCGGCCGCATCGCATCGAAGGTGCCCACGCAACGCGGGCCGAGCGCCGTTCGGATTTTCTCGATCTCGTCGGTCTCGCGGTTGAGCGTGCCGCTGACCATCAGGAAGGCGCGGGTCGTGCCC
The genomic region above belongs to Bradyrhizobium sediminis and contains:
- a CDS encoding iron-containing alcohol dehydrogenase — encoded protein: MVSGTLNRETDEIEKIRTALGPRCVGTFDAMRPHTPREGVIAASEQARAANADLIVTVGGGSITDGAKAVQICLANDVRSVEDIDRVRAHKGVAPPINPPVVRQVSVPTTIAAASSAQLPASPTGAPRSRKCYATTW